TTTACGCTAGGGGAGTAGATGGTGCGCGTTCTATGGCTATGGGTGACAACGGGACGCTGTTTGTTGGTACTCGTACAGAAAACAATGTGTATGCTATTCAAGATACTAATGGCGATTTTAAAGCTGATAATATTATAGTGCTTGATACCATGGAGGTACCTAATGGTATTGCTATGCGAAATGGGGATTTATACGTGGCTCAAGTTGGTAGCCTTTGGAAATATCCGAATATTGAAGAGCAGATTGGTGGTGAGCTAGAAAAGGAATTAATTTATGATGATTTTCCGACAGAATTTCATCACGGATGGAAATATATAGCCTTCGGACCAGATGATAAACTTTACGTCCCTGTTGGCGCTCCTTGTAATATTTGCAATAAAACAGATGAAGATGAGCGATTTGCAACTATCTCAAGAATGGATCCTGACGGTAGCAATCGTGAGATTTATGCTAGAGGAGTCAGAAACTCTGTCGGATTCACTTGGCATCCTGATACCAAGCAAATGTGGTTTACAGATAATGGTCGTGATATGTTAGGTGACGATATTCCGCCTTGCGAACTAAACACAGTTACTGAAGCTGGTCAGCATTTTGGATACCCTTTTTGCCATGGTGGTATTGTTAAAGATCCAGAATTTGGAGATTTAAGGCCTTGTTCAGATTTTGTAGATCCTGCTTTACAGTTAGATGCTCATGTTGCTCCACTTGGTATTAAATTTTATACCGGTACTATGTTCCCTGCAGAATATAAGGGTAAAGCTTTCATTGCAGAACATGGTTCATGGAACAGAAGTAAGAAAGTGGGTTATAGAATTATGATGGTTGATATTGAAGATGGTGAGGTTGTTAATAGCGAAACTTTTATTGATGGTTGGTTAGATGAAGTAGCTCAAAAAGCTACCGGAAGACCAGTTGATCTATTGGTGTTAGATGATGGCTCTATGCTTATTTCTGATGATTTCGGAGATGCAATTTATAGACTTTCATACAGCAATACAGCCGTAGCGAGTAACTAATAAGTATAACTTCTTAGATTATAAAAAAGCAGCCTTTAAGGGCTGCTTTTTTCGGTACTAAATGTTCATGTTTATTTCGCAACCCTTATATTTATACTCCCTATTTGTATAATTAGAACATCTCATCATGAACGACTCAAATTCTCGTAGAATATTTTTAAAACAGACTGGAATACTTTCCGTAAGCTCCATGCTTCCCTTATCTGTATTACCGATGGATTATAAATATAAAATGGGTTTACAATTATTTACTATTCGCGATGCAATGGCTAAAGACCCAATTGAGAGTATTAAATACGTACGTGAGCTAGGGTATGTTGACGGAGAAATTTATGGTTATGATGGTGAGAATGACACGTATTACGGTATAAAATCTAAGGAATTTAAAAAACAGATAGATGATTTAGATTTTACTATCTCTAGCGGACATTATGATTTTTCTAGTCGTTTTAATGAGCCTAAAGAAAAGCTAGAACGTTATGTAGATCAATGTATAGAAGGTGCTATCACCCTAAATAGCACATACATTACATGGCCATGGTTGGCACCAGAATATCGAACAATTGAAAATTTTAAAATTCTGAAGGATAAATTAAATGTAATTGGAGAACAGGTAACCAATGCCGGATTACAGTTTGCTTATCATAATCACGATTTTGAATTTACGGACCACAATGGAGAGCAAGGCTATGATATAATCTTATCTGGCACAGATGCAAGTTTAGTAAAACTACAAATGGATATGTATTGGGTTGAGCATTCTGCAGATAAGAGTCCGGCTGAATTAATTGCCGAAAACCCAGGTCGCTATGTTATGTGGCATATTAAAGATATGGACAAAGTAACTCGAGATTATTCTGAAATGGGTAATGGATCTATTGATTACAAAAGTATGTTATCATCTATTAACAAAGATGATTTACAATATTACTATATAGAGCAAGGCGGAAATTTTGCAGAGAACTCTATGCAAAGTATTACTGATAGCGCTACCTATTTCAAGAAACATCTTCAACGTTATTTATAAGTTATATGAGCTATCCTGATAAAGTATACCTAAACGGAAGTATTGTAAATTCTGCAGATGCTAAAGTATCTGTTTTCGATCGCGGATTTATTTTTGGTGATGGATTATACGAAGTAATGGTTCAGATAAACGGCAGATTTTTTTATGAAAAGGAACATCTAGAGCGATTACAATCAGGACTCCAAAAAATCAATATTGAGTTCGACGTTAGTTTGCTCAAAAATGAAATTCTCACTTTGTTAAAAGTAGCATCGCTTACAGATAAAGACTGCATGCTTTATATTCAAATTACTAGGGGAGTAGCACCAAGACAACATTCATTTCCTGGAGATATAAAACCAACAGTTATGATGTATGCTGTACCAAAGGTTTTACCTGAAATAAATACTGTAAATGCCCATGTAATAACTAGAAATGATTTTAGATGGTCTCGCTGCGATATTAAAATGACCTCTCTTTTAGGTAATGTGATGTTGAATGAAGAAGCCATGCAACTTGAATGTTACGAAACCATATTAAATAGAGACGGAGTTTTTACCGAAGCATCTCATTCCAATTTGTTTTTCGTAAAAAATGGGGTAGTATACACACATCCGGCAAATGAGTATATTCTTAATGGTATTACTAGAATTGTGGTAATTGAGCTTTGTCACTCCTTAGGCATAGAAATTAAAGAAACTCCTATTTCATTAGCAGAATTGAATACTATTGATGAAGCATTCTTAACAGGTACGAGTACACAGATTGCTGCAATTCAACAAATTGATGACTACAAACTATATACAGGAAATGAAAAAGGCCCCGTAACACAAAGATTACAAGAGGCCTTTTTAAAACTTAGATAAGATTTTAATCTACCTTAAAATAGGTAAAAAATTCATCTGTATCCTTAATATCCATAAGGTTTAATATGTAGCATACTTCACTTAAATCTGAAAAATCAAGTCCGCCTTCAGCAACACTTTCATTTAAATATCTACCCTCTTTTCCGTTATACTTGTTTCCTAAACGTATAGCAGTATTCCAAACTTTGGTCAAGTGGTCATCGTTTAATTTCGATTCCCAATCTACCTTACCATCAGACTTTAAACCCGGTGTACCATTACCAACTTCATTACCATCAGCAATTTTATGGTAATCTGTAACCGTTTTTGTATACATAAGTTTAACGGGTTTGGTAACAGATTCATTCCAATCACTATGTTGAACTACATGAACACTTTCTCTTATTTTGATTGAAGGATCTTTTTTTGACAACTCCTTAACCCAATCTGCAGTGAAATCTGACTGTCCGGCTTCTGCAACCCAAATAGAGCCGCCATTTTCAATGATTTTTAATGCTTTAATTACTACTTTATCAACCGATGCTTTCCATTCTTTATCTGCATCTACCCAGTTTTCATGAAAGGCCATCGGCATTAATTCGTTTGGCGGTACATACAAACCTTCTTGAATACCATAAGTACCTGCAACTGCAAGATAATTTAAGTCCTTATAATCTGGGTGATTTAGTAGCGTAGCAAAACCTGCTGCTGTATGTAAATCGTCAATATCTGTTTTACAGTCTAACTGTACTAGCAATAAATCTTTATCAATATTGAATGTTGCTTTTTGTGCCTTTACTCCCATACTAAAGAGTAGGGCACATGTTAAGCCCGATATTATTTTATTTACACTGTTAACTTTTTTCATTTTAAGATATTTGAGTTGATTGATTTGTTGTTTCCACTAAAGTATCAAATATTAACTTGACTACAATAGAATTCATATCTATTCGAATACCAAATTTTTAGTAATATTCAAGTATATAATTTAATCACAAATACTATCTAAATCTATTATCTTACTAGACCAAACAACAAAACTCAAACAATGAAAAAATTAATTCTTTCATTATCGACATTTCTGGTGTTGCTAATACTAAATCCACTTTTAGCTTTTGAACCCGTACTCGAAACAGATTGCAATTATGATGAAGCTAGCTATACATTAATTTTGGAAGGATACGATTGGGGACCAGCAGTGAAAAAGGTAGTACTACCTACTGTAGAATTGACAACAGAAGCTAATGCTACAGATTATAGAATTGAAGCTGAAAGAAATGCAGAAGGTGTAGAAATGAAGCCAGAAGAAGCAAAAGGTAGGCGAGAAATAGTATTCGCTTATGTTTCTGATGCCAATGGGAGCAGAGTATCTAAAGGAAATCATATAACCTTAGTTTTATTAGTGCACCCAAACAATCCAATAGATTCTCCTATAAAATATGTTATTAAAGATGGTAGAGGAAGTAATCAATGGATTGATTATAAAATGACCATTACCCATGCATCTACAAATAAAATATGGAATAATGAAGCCTCTCGTAGATACACAGATCTAGACAGGTTTAATTTAAATGGAAAGCATACAAGTAATGACATCACCTTAGCATACGCATCTTATAAGCCTAACACTACTTCAGCGAAATCTCCTTTAATAATATGGCTACATGGTGGTGGCGAAGGTGGCACTGACCCAAGTATTGCTTTGGTTGCTAATAAGGCAACAAACTATGCATCACCTGAAATTCAATCCTATTTTAACGGTGCATATGTTCTTGTGCCCCAAGCACCAACTTTTTGGATGCAAGATGCCAATGGAGCATATACGAGGGGTGATAACGATGACATCTATAATAAAACCTTATTCAACCTAATCGACAATTTCGTAAAAGATAATCCTGAGATAGATACACACAGAGTTTATATTGGCGGATGTTCAAATGGTGGGTATATGAGTTTAAAACTAATACTTGAACACCCAAAATATTTCGCTGCGGGTTATATAAGTGCGCTTGCTTATCTAG
Above is a window of Maribacter aquivivus DNA encoding:
- a CDS encoding PQQ-dependent sugar dehydrogenase — protein: MKSSFLKITMVLSVVISLNSCKENKKESNDNAATEVELDSTDLALLDLNLPEGFKIEVYARGVDGARSMAMGDNGTLFVGTRTENNVYAIQDTNGDFKADNIIVLDTMEVPNGIAMRNGDLYVAQVGSLWKYPNIEEQIGGELEKELIYDDFPTEFHHGWKYIAFGPDDKLYVPVGAPCNICNKTDEDERFATISRMDPDGSNREIYARGVRNSVGFTWHPDTKQMWFTDNGRDMLGDDIPPCELNTVTEAGQHFGYPFCHGGIVKDPEFGDLRPCSDFVDPALQLDAHVAPLGIKFYTGTMFPAEYKGKAFIAEHGSWNRSKKVGYRIMMVDIEDGEVVNSETFIDGWLDEVAQKATGRPVDLLVLDDGSMLISDDFGDAIYRLSYSNTAVASN
- a CDS encoding sugar phosphate isomerase/epimerase family protein yields the protein MNDSNSRRIFLKQTGILSVSSMLPLSVLPMDYKYKMGLQLFTIRDAMAKDPIESIKYVRELGYVDGEIYGYDGENDTYYGIKSKEFKKQIDDLDFTISSGHYDFSSRFNEPKEKLERYVDQCIEGAITLNSTYITWPWLAPEYRTIENFKILKDKLNVIGEQVTNAGLQFAYHNHDFEFTDHNGEQGYDIILSGTDASLVKLQMDMYWVEHSADKSPAELIAENPGRYVMWHIKDMDKVTRDYSEMGNGSIDYKSMLSSINKDDLQYYYIEQGGNFAENSMQSITDSATYFKKHLQRYL
- a CDS encoding aminotransferase class IV, translating into MSYPDKVYLNGSIVNSADAKVSVFDRGFIFGDGLYEVMVQINGRFFYEKEHLERLQSGLQKINIEFDVSLLKNEILTLLKVASLTDKDCMLYIQITRGVAPRQHSFPGDIKPTVMMYAVPKVLPEINTVNAHVITRNDFRWSRCDIKMTSLLGNVMLNEEAMQLECYETILNRDGVFTEASHSNLFFVKNGVVYTHPANEYILNGITRIVVIELCHSLGIEIKETPISLAELNTIDEAFLTGTSTQIAAIQQIDDYKLYTGNEKGPVTQRLQEAFLKLR
- a CDS encoding prolyl oligopeptidase family serine peptidase; amino-acid sequence: MKKLILSLSTFLVLLILNPLLAFEPVLETDCNYDEASYTLILEGYDWGPAVKKVVLPTVELTTEANATDYRIEAERNAEGVEMKPEEAKGRREIVFAYVSDANGSRVSKGNHITLVLLVHPNNPIDSPIKYVIKDGRGSNQWIDYKMTITHASTNKIWNNEASRRYTDLDRFNLNGKHTSNDITLAYASYKPNTTSAKSPLIIWLHGGGEGGTDPSIALVANKATNYASPEIQSYFNGAYVLVPQAPTFWMQDANGAYTRGDNDDIYNKTLFNLIDNFVKDNPEIDTHRVYIGGCSNGGYMSLKLILEHPKYFAAGYISALAYLDTNVTDIQIESIKNVPIWFVHSKDDTTTVPDETVVPLYNRLINAKAPNVHFSYYEHVIDLTGFYGGENYYFPGHWSWIYSHANHANFDFNGEPVLLKGENVTIMEWLAAQKK